One window of Acipenser ruthenus chromosome 17, fAciRut3.2 maternal haplotype, whole genome shotgun sequence genomic DNA carries:
- the LOC117423012 gene encoding large subunit GTPase 1 homolog has product MGKKKSGAGGSTGLGRALIKERQLAGRSHKKTGSWLHTCELNDGYDWGRLNLQSVTEQNSLDEFLATAELAGTEFVAEKLNIKFVPAEARSGLLTAEESQRIKELHEENKHFLRIPRRPYWDENTSAEVLQHAERDSFLLWRRQLVLLEEQQTLILTPFERNLDFWRQLWRVIERSDVVVQILDARNPLLFRSLDLECYVKEVSEEKENMLLLNKADLLTREQRRVWARHFEKEGVRAVFWSALAEGIRLDAEEKGEELEGITEEQSDREGEEDEDGDFENQSKRSRARLKKAEQSGSVAAGLEGSPAAPEEDEDSEAFEDCVEEGDWQTCSEDQDSEDSESTENMEEASSTARPYKKALRNSSRLLQKEELLEIFKAVHTGTRVKEGQITVGLVGYPNVGKSSTINTILRNKKVSVSATPGHTKHFQTLYVEPGLCLCDCPGLVMPSFVSTKAEMTCCGILPIDQMRDHVPPISLVCQHIPRHVLEATYGINIIRPREDEDPDRTPTAEEFLTAYGYMRGFMTAHGQPDQPRSARYILKDYVNGKLLYCHPPPHIKASDFQPQHDKKINDEEEQGATRTGKPLKVKRIENTVDKNFFHQENVRALTKGVQSVMGYKPGNMPAAPGASVESMAGKPWKKHGNRNKKEKVRRLNKHLDA; this is encoded by the exons atgGGAAAGAAGAAAAGCGGCGCCGGTGGAAGTACGGGCTTAGGCAGGGCCTTGATCAAAGAGAGACAGCTTGCAGGTCGGAGCCACAAGAAAACGGGGTCCTGG CTCCACACGTGTGAGCTGAACGACGGGTATGACTGGGGTCGGCTTAACCTGCAGTCTGTAACGGAACAGAATTCTCTGGATGAATTCCTGGCCACAGCTGAACTTGCAGGAACCGAGTTTGTTGCTG AGAAGCTCAATATCAAGTTTGTTCCTGCGGAGGCCAGAAGCGGCCTGCTGACAGCAGAGGAGAGCCAAAGAATCAAAGAGCTTCACGAGGAGAACAAGCATTTCCTCAGAATACCCCGCAG ACCGTATTGGGATGAGAACACAAGCGCTGAGGTGCTCCAGCACGCAGAGAGAGACAGCTTTCTGTTGTGGAGGCGACAGCTTGTACT aCTGGAGGAGCAGCAGACACTGATTCTAACCCCTTTTGAAAGGAATCTGGATTTCTGGAGGCAGCTCTGGAGAGTAATTGAGAGAAG cGACGTAGTAGTTCAAATTCTCGATGCCCGAAACCCCCTGCTGTTCAGAAGTCTTGATTTG GAATGTTACGTCAAAGAGGTGTCTGAAGAGAAGGAGAACATGCTGCTGCTTAACAAAGCGGACCTGCTGACCCGGGAGCAGCGGCGGGTGTGGGCGAGGCACTTCGAGAAGGAGGGAGTCCGCGCCGTCTTCTGGTCAGCGCTGGCTGAGGGCATAAGGCTGGATGCTGAAGAAAAG GGAGAGGAGCTTGAAGGGATCACGGAAGAACAGAGTGATCGTGAAGGGGAAGAAGACGAAGATGGGGATTTTGAAAATCAAAGCAAGAGGAGCCGAGCGCGACTCAAGAAGGCTGAGCAGTCAGGGAGTGTGGCGGCAGGTCTGGAGGGTAGCCCAGCAGCCCCTGAGGAGGACGAGGACAGTGAAGCCTTTGAGGACTGTGTGGAGGAAGGGGACTGGCAAACCTGTTCTGAAGACCAGGACTCTGAGGACTCTGAGAGCACAGAGAACATGGAGGAGGCCTCCAGCACTGCCAGGCCCTATAAGAAAGCACTGCGAAACTCCAGCCGCCTGCTACAGAAAGAAGAGTTACTGGAGATCTTTAAAGCAGTACACACAGGGACCAGGGTCAAAGAGGGCCAGATTACTGTGGGCTTG GTGGGGTATCCTAATGTAGGGAAGAGTTCCACAATCAACACTATTCTAAGGAACAAGAAGGTTTCAGTGTCTGCAACTCCAGGGCACACAAAGCACTTTCAG accCTGTACGTGGAGCCTGGTCTGTGTCTGTGCGACTGCCCTGGCCTGGTGATGCCCTCCTTTGTATCCACGAAAGCCGAGATGACCTGCTGCGGAATCCTGCCTATAGACCAGATGAGGGACCACGTGCCTCCCATTTCTTTG GTGTGCCAGCATATTCCACGACACGTGCTAGAGGCCACTTACGGGATTAACATCATCAGGCCACGAGAAGATGAGGATCCAGACCGCACGCCCACCGCCGAGGAGTTTCTCACAGCGTATGGGT ATATGAGGGGGTTCATGACTGCTCATGGGCAGCCTGACCAGCCCAGATCGGCCCGCTACATCCTGAAGGATTATGTTAAC GGGAAGCTTTTATACTGTCATCCTCCACCCCACATAAAAGCCAGTGATTTTCAGCCCCAGCACGACAAGAAAATAAACGATGAAGAGGAGCAAGGTGCCACGAGGACTGGCAAGCCCCTGAAAGTGAAGAGAATCGAGAACACTGTGGATAAGAATTTCTTCCACCAG GAGAATGTCCGTGCGCTGACCAAGGGCGTTCAGTCAGTCATGGGCTACAAACCGGGAAATATGCCAGCGGCACCTGGAGCCAGCGTGGAAAGCATGGCAGGAAAGCCTTGGAAAAAACACGGCAACAGGAACAAAAAAGAGAAAGTGCGCAGGCTCAACAAACACCTGGATGCCTGA